The DNA window TCTTCTAAAGTGGAAGTATCTCCCGCCACATCTTCGCCAGAAGCTAAATTCCGCAAGAGACGGCGCATGATTTTACCAGAACGGGTTTTTGGTAGTGCATCAGTAAAGCGAATTTCTCCAGGACGCGCGATCGCGCCAATTTCGTTGGCAACGTGTTGTTTTAACTCTTTACTCAAGGCATCGCTGCCTTCATAATCGCCTTCTAGGGAAACAAAGGCAAACACTTCTTCCCCTTTTACCTCATCTTTGCGTCCAACCACAGCCGCTTCGGCAACCGCCGGGTGAGACACTAAGGCGGATTCCACTTCCATGGTGCCGAGACGATGTCCAGCCACGCTAATCACATCATCGACACGCCCCATGACCCAGAAGTAGCCATCATCATCTTGACGCGCGCCATCACCGGCAAAGTAGAAATATTGTCCATCTTTCGGGGCAATGTGTTCCCAATAGGTGCGACGAAACCGATCCGGATCGCCATAAACGGTGCGCATCATACCGGGCCAAGGATGTTTAACGACTAAATACCCCCCTTCATTCGGGTTAACAGAATTACCATCTAAATCAACGACATCCGCAAGAATTCCAGGAAAAGGCAACGTGGCTGATCCGGGTTTTGTGGGCGTTGCACCGGGAAGGGGGGTAATCATAAAGCCGCCGGTTTCCGTTTGCCACCAGGTATCCACAATCGGGCATTTTTGCTGTCCAATAATGCGGTGATACCACATCCAGGCTTCCGGGTTAATCGGTTCACCTACCGTTCCTAATAAGCGTAAGCACGAGAGGTCACGAGCATTGGGATAATGTTCTCCCTGTTTAATAAAGGCACGAATTGCCGTCGGTGCTGTGTAGAAAATCGTTACCCCATATTTTTCCACGACATCCCAGAGACAACCGGGATTAGAAGGACGAGGGGCACCTTCATACATGACAGTGGTTGCACCATTCGAGAGGGGACCATAGACAATATAGCTATGTCCAGTAATCCAGCCGACATCAGCGGTACACCAATAAACATCTGTCTCTTTGAGGTCGAACGCCCATTTGAGGGTGATATGGGTGTAAAGATTGTAACCGGCGGTTGTATGAACCACCCCCTTCGGTTTACCCGTAGTACCGGACGTATAGAGGATAAAAAGCATATCTTCACTGTCCAGGATTTCAGGGGGACAATGAGCAGAAACGCCCGCTTTGAGGTCATGCCACCAGTGATCGCGCCCCGGTTCCATGTGGACTTTTTCTTCGGTGCGTTGGACAACGAGGACATTGTCCACGCTGGGAGCGCCATTATGCGCGATTGCTTTATCCACTTCCGGTTTGAGGGAAACCACTTTATCTTTACGGAAGCCACCATCGGCGGTGATCACTAATTTCGCTTCCGCATCAACGAGACGGGTTTTCAGGGCTTCGGCACTAAATCCGCCAAACACAACACTGTGGGGCGCGCCGATTCGAGCACAGGCTAACATCGCGATCGCGGCTTCGGGAATCATCGGCAGGTAAATTGCAACGCGATCGCCTTTTTGCACCCCTAATTGCTTTAAGACATTTGCCATCAGACAAACTTCCCGATGCAGCTGTGCATAAGTATAGGTACAAGAATCCCCTGGTTCTCCTTCCCAAATTAAAGCGGCTTTATTTTTGCGCCAGGTGGTGAGATGGCGATCCAAACAGTTATAGGAAATATTGAGTTTGCCACCGACAAACCATTTGGCAAAAGGTGGGTTCCAATCAAGAACTTGATTCCACTTTTCAAACCAGTCGAGTTCTTGTTCGGCTAAGTCAGCCCAGAATTGTTCTGGATTCTCTTTCGCCGCTGTATAAAGTTCTTGGTATTCGACTTGGCTTTTAATATGAGCTTGTTGGGCAAATTCTTGAGAGGGAGTAAATAAACGTTTTTCTTGTAATATGGACTCAATTGTAGGTTGTGACATCAGCTTGTCTAACAAGGGGTAGTTTTCCTTGATCAATTGTAGGCATCAACCCTTCCCTTATCATTCTTACTGCAAGAAAAATCAATTCCATTGAAGGAGAAAAGAAAGAAAAAGCTCGGTGGGAAGCGCAACTCGAAGCAATTGCTGAACTGATTCCAACACCGATCTCCCTCCAAGAGAATCAACCGGTCAGATCCTTTGGGCAATTCCCTTGATTGGGCTTTGGTTAATAAGTGGGCGTTTCTGGATAGGAAGGTTCTTCTTGAAAAACTGCTTCTAATTTCTCTGGATCGCTTGGTGGGGGTTCAGAACTGAATAGATCATGCAAGAGGGTGTAGAAGCAGGGAATGATAAACAAGGTGAGGAAAGTGGCTAGGGATAACCCGGAAAACACCACGACACCCAGCGGTTGTAAAAACTCTGACCCTTGTCCAATCCCCAAAGCTAACGGAAACATCCCTAAAACTGTGGTAATGGTGGTCATTAAAATCGGACGTAAACGTTGAGGGGCAGCTTGTAAGATGGCTTGGCGACGACTCACATTTTGCTGCGTGTAAATTTGGTTGGCAAACTCCACCATGACGATCGCGTTGTTAACAACAATCCCCACCAGTAAGACAGCCCCGACTAAGACTGTTGCACCGACAGGGGTGTTCGTGACATAAAGCCCCACAATCCCACCGGCGAGGGCAAGGGGCACCGTTAACATAATCACCAGTGGGTCAATGAGGGAGTTATACTGCACTGCCATCACCACAAACACCATGAAGGCAGCAAGTCCGCCTAAGAGTTTCAAGGCATTTTGCAATTCAGTATTGGTTTCTTCGGCAGAACTGGGGGCAATACTGACACCTTCAGGGAGATCCAGTTGTTGGAAAATGGATTGGGTTTGCGCGATCGCGCAATCGAGTGTTGCCCCTTCCACTAAATCGCCTTCGAGAATATAAACTTGGCGCTGATTCAGTCGTTGAATTTCGGCGGGGGCAAGCCCAAACTCAATATCGGCAATATCGCTGAGTTTTAAAGCTTGATTCTCTCCGACTAATAGGGGCACTTGTTCCAATTCTGAAATTGAGGTTAATGTGGCATCTGGTAGTTGTACGCGAATATCCACCAGGCGATCGCCGCGTTGCAGTTGAGTGGGAACAGCCCCATCAATCGCCGTTTGGATCGCTTCCCCAATTTCATTGACGGTTAAGCCAAATTCTTCTGCCCGTTGCCAGTCGGGTTGAATGCGTACTTCGGGCTGTGGCGGTTCAGGATCAGGACGAAAACTTGCCAGTGGCACATTTTCATCCAGGGCGGCGAGCACCTGTTCTCCTGCTTGTTGTAAAGCGGTTGAATCATTGCCTTGTAAAATGACATTCAAATCCCCACGAGTCGGCGAATTATTAAAACTAATCCCTCGAACATCTTGCGGTCGCATAAAAATGCGGGTATCGACTAAATTGAGTTGATCCAGTTTCGGTTGTACCCTGGCGATATAGGATTGCACATCGACCCCTGATTCTAATTCAATGGTGCTGGATCCCCCTAAAACATCTGGGGACGTGCTGGTTCCAAATAAGTAACCACCCGCAGTAGTAAAGGTACTTTTCGTTCCCGGTTGTTCTAACAAGGTTTGATCAATCAACCGCATTACTTGCCGGTTTTCGGTCAAACTGGTTCCCGTCGGAAACTGCACATACATTTGCGCTTGTCCAGTATTAATTTCCGGTAAAATCTCTTGGGGCAATTGTCCGGCTAGCCAAAAACTCCCGCCCCCTAAAATCAGAAAGGCACCACTAATGACCACAAGCCGATACCGTAACACTTGTTTTAAGCCTTGTTGATACCGGCGAATTGCGGCTTGGAACTGTTCGTTAAAGCGACGTAAGAACCAAAAATGAGATAAACCACTACTGCGGGGAATGGCTAAAAGTCGCGATGCCAACATAGGAACAACGGTTAAGGCAATTAACATCGAAGACGCTACCGCAAAACTAATCGTCAGAATTAACTCACTAAACAACAGCGAGAAAAAGCCACCAATCAGTAAAAAAGGCACAACGGAAACTAAGTTCGTACTCGTTGCGGCTAGTAACGCAGATTCAATACTGCGACTGCTGTTCTCCGCTTGTTCGATAATATAGTTGTTACTCGGTCGTTCTTCCGCAACCGGATAGCCGGGAGTCATCCCTACCCCTTCGGCGATGGTTTCCAGCATCACGATCGCGTTATCCACCACAATGCCTACTCCTAGTGCCAGTCCCCCTAAACTAAAGACATTGAGGGAAATATCAGACCCGCGCATCAATAAAATTGCCGTAAAGGTCGCCAGGGGAATGCCAACAATAATAATGAAGGTTTGG is part of the Cyanobacteria bacterium GSL.Bin1 genome and encodes:
- the acs gene encoding acetate--CoA ligase; the protein is MSQPTIESILQEKRLFTPSQEFAQQAHIKSQVEYQELYTAAKENPEQFWADLAEQELDWFEKWNQVLDWNPPFAKWFVGGKLNISYNCLDRHLTTWRKNKAALIWEGEPGDSCTYTYAQLHREVCLMANVLKQLGVQKGDRVAIYLPMIPEAAIAMLACARIGAPHSVVFGGFSAEALKTRLVDAEAKLVITADGGFRKDKVVSLKPEVDKAIAHNGAPSVDNVLVVQRTEEKVHMEPGRDHWWHDLKAGVSAHCPPEILDSEDMLFILYTSGTTGKPKGVVHTTAGYNLYTHITLKWAFDLKETDVYWCTADVGWITGHSYIVYGPLSNGATTVMYEGAPRPSNPGCLWDVVEKYGVTIFYTAPTAIRAFIKQGEHYPNARDLSCLRLLGTVGEPINPEAWMWYHRIIGQQKCPIVDTWWQTETGGFMITPLPGATPTKPGSATLPFPGILADVVDLDGNSVNPNEGGYLVVKHPWPGMMRTVYGDPDRFRRTYWEHIAPKDGQYFYFAGDGARQDDDGYFWVMGRVDDVISVAGHRLGTMEVESALVSHPAVAEAAVVGRKDEVKGEEVFAFVSLEGDYEGSDALSKELKQHVANEIGAIARPGEIRFTDALPKTRSGKIMRRLLRNLASGEDVAGDTSTLEDRSVLDKLRGG
- a CDS encoding MMPL family transporter, whose protein sequence is MTGFSISAIAIRRHIGTLAITVAVLVVGTIFLLQIPVNLLPSITYPRIRVELSAPGVSPTVAVEEVTKPLEEALRATEGVVQLYSETEEGEVEVDLYFEAGDDVDQALNETTAAFNRVQGRLPDIVEDPRIFKFEPSQLPVYEFGLQSQSLRDVDLRVFADEELARELSIVPGVASVNVSGGVTEEVRIEIDPIRLQALGLGLTDVLDELRDRNVDVATGRLSGEDTEPLTRTIGKFDNAEEIRNLSFAVGDADIPLTEFATVINGTAEQRVFVTLNGDPAVKVSVQKQPTANTIQVVDQVKQRINQLKAVGTIPEEMTLVTTQDESIFIRNSIQNVAVAGLTGATLAAVAVLLFLGSLRQTFIIIVGIPLATFTAILLMRGSDISLNVFSLGGLALGVGIVVDNAIVMLETIAEGVGMTPGYPVAEERPSNNYIIEQAENSSRSIESALLAATSTNLVSVVPFLLIGGFFSLLFSELILTISFAVASSMLIALTVVPMLASRLLAIPRSSGLSHFWFLRRFNEQFQAAIRRYQQGLKQVLRYRLVVISGAFLILGGGSFWLAGQLPQEILPEINTGQAQMYVQFPTGTSLTENRQVMRLIDQTLLEQPGTKSTFTTAGGYLFGTSTSPDVLGGSSTIELESGVDVQSYIARVQPKLDQLNLVDTRIFMRPQDVRGISFNNSPTRGDLNVILQGNDSTALQQAGEQVLAALDENVPLASFRPDPEPPQPEVRIQPDWQRAEEFGLTVNEIGEAIQTAIDGAVPTQLQRGDRLVDIRVQLPDATLTSISELEQVPLLVGENQALKLSDIADIEFGLAPAEIQRLNQRQVYILEGDLVEGATLDCAIAQTQSIFQQLDLPEGVSIAPSSAEETNTELQNALKLLGGLAAFMVFVVMAVQYNSLIDPLVIMLTVPLALAGGIVGLYVTNTPVGATVLVGAVLLVGIVVNNAIVMVEFANQIYTQQNVSRRQAILQAAPQRLRPILMTTITTVLGMFPLALGIGQGSEFLQPLGVVVFSGLSLATFLTLFIIPCFYTLLHDLFSSEPPPSDPEKLEAVFQEEPSYPETPTY